The following proteins are encoded in a genomic region of Thermococcus henrietii:
- the shyC gene encoding NAD(P)-dependent hydrogenase/sulfhydrogenase 2 subunit gamma has product MNPYESHPARILEVKDLTPREKLFTLRFLDEKLNEEFTFRPGQFVIVDVPGFGEFPISLCSSPTRGPIQLCIRKAGRMTKFIHGMKEGSVVGIRGPYGNGFPMEDMEGSNLILVAGGLGMAPLRSVLWYALDTGKYEHVWLFYGTKAYEEVLFRDEVLHLLKHGSAMNCTVKLAYEIESPSCIYLEQGFSDRVCRGVVTDLFRGENFDVENSYALICGPPVMYRFVIRELLNRKLSPGRIYMTLERRMRCGVGKCGHCVVGTSVSMKYICQDGPVFTYWDALSTRGLI; this is encoded by the coding sequence ATGAATCCCTACGAGAGCCATCCGGCGAGAATCCTTGAGGTTAAGGACCTGACCCCGAGAGAGAAGCTCTTTACACTCCGCTTCCTCGACGAGAAGCTCAACGAGGAGTTCACCTTCAGGCCGGGACAGTTCGTCATAGTGGACGTTCCCGGCTTCGGCGAGTTCCCGATAAGCCTCTGCTCGTCCCCGACGAGGGGTCCAATCCAGCTCTGCATAAGGAAGGCCGGCAGGATGACGAAGTTCATACACGGAATGAAGGAAGGCTCGGTCGTTGGAATCCGCGGGCCGTACGGCAACGGCTTCCCGATGGAGGACATGGAGGGCTCGAACCTAATCCTCGTGGCCGGCGGTCTTGGAATGGCGCCCCTGCGCTCAGTTCTCTGGTACGCCCTCGACACCGGTAAGTACGAGCACGTCTGGCTCTTCTACGGCACGAAGGCCTATGAGGAGGTGCTCTTCCGCGACGAGGTTCTCCACCTCCTCAAGCACGGGAGTGCGATGAACTGCACCGTCAAGCTCGCCTACGAAATCGAGAGTCCCTCGTGCATCTACCTTGAGCAGGGCTTCTCCGACAGGGTCTGCAGGGGAGTGGTTACCGACCTCTTCAGGGGCGAGAACTTCGACGTCGAGAACTCCTACGCCCTAATCTGCGGCCCGCCGGTCATGTACCGCTTCGTCATAAGGGAGCTCCTCAACAGGAAGCTCTCACCGGGGAGAATCTACATGACCCTCGAGAGGCGCATGCGCTGTGGAGTCGGCAAGTGCGGCCACTGCGTCGTCGGAACGAGCGTCTCGATGAAGTACATCTGCCAGGACGGCCCGGTTTTCACCTACTGGGACGCCCTCTCGACGAGGGGGTTGATATGA
- a CDS encoding TatD family hydrolase, with protein sequence MIILDNHFHVDPFKGLFLEAVKQFHRAGGTHLMVVYKTAHDYGFPGLKAEDFIKAMDFHIELVERINRETPVKAFAVVGVHPAEFVYLVEKKGLEYARNEVMKALEYAQKLCLEGKAVAIGEIGRPHYEVSEEVWNASIELMKYGMSLAKEADCAVQLHTESFDEAKFRELGEYVKEVGIKPYKVVKHFSPPLVKVAEEVGVFPSIIASRKNIEEAIKQGNRFMMETDYIDDKRRPGAVLGPKTVPRRTKAFLQNGLFTEEDVYKIHIENPEKVYGVEMGE encoded by the coding sequence ATGATAATCCTCGACAATCATTTCCACGTTGACCCCTTCAAGGGCCTCTTCCTCGAGGCGGTGAAGCAGTTCCACAGAGCGGGCGGGACGCACCTGATGGTCGTCTACAAGACGGCCCACGACTACGGCTTCCCGGGCCTCAAGGCGGAGGACTTCATAAAGGCCATGGACTTCCACATCGAGCTCGTCGAGAGGATAAACCGCGAGACGCCGGTTAAAGCCTTTGCCGTCGTCGGAGTCCACCCTGCGGAGTTCGTCTATCTGGTCGAGAAAAAGGGCCTTGAATACGCGAGAAACGAGGTCATGAAGGCCCTGGAGTACGCGCAAAAGCTGTGCCTTGAGGGCAAGGCCGTTGCGATAGGCGAGATAGGAAGGCCCCACTACGAGGTGAGCGAGGAAGTCTGGAACGCCAGCATAGAGCTGATGAAGTACGGCATGAGCCTCGCTAAAGAGGCGGACTGCGCGGTTCAGCTCCACACCGAGAGCTTCGACGAGGCCAAGTTCAGGGAGCTCGGCGAGTACGTGAAGGAAGTCGGCATAAAGCCCTACAAAGTAGTCAAGCACTTCTCGCCACCTCTGGTGAAAGTTGCTGAAGAGGTCGGCGTCTTTCCGAGCATAATAGCGAGTAGGAAGAACATAGAGGAGGCAATAAAGCAGGGCAACCGCTTCATGATGGAGACGGACTACATAGACGATAAGAGGAGACCCGGGGCAGTTCTCGGCCCGAAGACCGTTCCGAGGAGAACGAAGGCATTCCTCCAGAACGGCCTGTTTACGGAGGAGGACGTCTACAAAATCCACATCGAGAACCCGGAGAAGGTCTACGGGGTGGAGATGGGGGAGTAG
- the shyA gene encoding NAD(P)-dependent hydrogenase/sulfhydrogenase 2 subunit alpha yields the protein MIIETREFTRVEGNGKAEIVIEGNEVKDVRVKIVEGPRFFELLTLGRDFWDVPDLEARICAICYLSHSVASVLAIERALGVEVPEKTRLLRELGLIGELIESHALHLYLLVAPDIFGYPDAIRLATKHGELVKEGIALKAFGNRIRDLIGGREIHGINVKPGGFGRWPGREELEAIEREAKALLTVAKRAVRLFSGIGEYGGRAEFFVATDGYLTGDSLISNVERNFQYFERIEERPLVYSFAKQSLYSGKPFLVGSLARLLLKAESLTPTAKRLFEENRERLEAGWVSYNNLAQAIELVYALERAGEIAKTLLDKGFEPENVPVEAGDGEGIGYVEAPRGVLVHHYRIAGGKIEYSNIITPTAFNHAVMEGALLWEARDLYGNAPEDELLRRLEETVRAFDPCISCSVHFVRG from the coding sequence ATGATAATCGAGACGAGGGAGTTCACCCGCGTCGAGGGGAACGGGAAGGCCGAGATAGTCATCGAGGGGAACGAGGTCAAGGACGTCAGGGTCAAAATCGTCGAGGGGCCGAGGTTCTTTGAGCTTCTCACCCTCGGAAGGGACTTCTGGGATGTTCCCGACCTTGAAGCGAGGATATGCGCCATCTGCTACCTCTCTCACAGCGTCGCTTCCGTTCTGGCTATAGAGAGAGCCCTCGGCGTCGAGGTTCCGGAGAAGACGAGGCTCCTAAGGGAGCTCGGTCTCATAGGGGAACTCATCGAGAGCCACGCCCTGCATCTGTATCTCCTCGTCGCTCCCGACATCTTCGGCTATCCCGACGCGATAAGGCTCGCGACGAAGCACGGCGAGCTCGTCAAGGAGGGCATAGCTCTCAAGGCCTTCGGGAACAGGATTAGGGACCTCATCGGCGGGAGGGAAATCCACGGCATAAACGTTAAACCCGGCGGCTTCGGAAGGTGGCCGGGGCGGGAAGAGCTTGAGGCGATAGAGCGGGAGGCGAAGGCCCTCCTAACGGTGGCGAAGCGCGCGGTGAGGCTCTTCTCGGGGATCGGGGAGTACGGCGGAAGGGCCGAATTCTTCGTCGCCACCGACGGCTACCTCACCGGCGACTCGCTCATCTCGAACGTCGAGCGGAACTTCCAGTACTTCGAGCGCATCGAGGAGCGCCCCCTCGTCTACAGCTTCGCGAAGCAGAGCCTCTACAGCGGAAAGCCCTTCCTCGTCGGCTCTCTGGCGAGGCTCCTGCTCAAGGCTGAGTCGCTGACCCCTACAGCCAAGAGACTCTTCGAGGAGAACCGGGAGAGGCTTGAAGCCGGATGGGTGAGCTACAACAACCTCGCCCAGGCGATAGAGCTGGTTTACGCCCTCGAAAGGGCGGGGGAAATAGCGAAAACCCTTCTCGACAAAGGCTTTGAGCCCGAGAACGTTCCGGTCGAGGCCGGGGACGGCGAGGGGATAGGCTACGTGGAGGCCCCGAGGGGAGTCCTCGTGCACCACTACAGAATAGCCGGCGGAAAAATCGAGTACTCCAACATAATAACGCCCACGGCCTTCAACCACGCGGTGATGGAGGGCGCCCTCCTGTGGGAAGCGAGAGACCTCTACGGGAACGCGCCGGAGGATGAGCTCCTCAGAAGGCTTGAGGAAACCGTCCGGGCCTTCGACCCCTGCATCTCCTGCTCGGTGCACTTCGTCAGGGGATAA
- a CDS encoding UPF0175 family protein, protein MGKKIVVELPGMVKIPDDEVEERVRIELALRLYEKGILSFGQARRLAGLSKWEFIELLSKEGLGIPYDEEELENDLRVLEELS, encoded by the coding sequence ATGGGAAAGAAAATAGTCGTTGAGCTTCCGGGAATGGTGAAGATACCCGATGACGAGGTTGAGGAGAGGGTCAGGATAGAGCTTGCGCTCAGGCTGTATGAGAAGGGTATACTGTCCTTCGGGCAGGCGAGAAGGCTGGCGGGGCTGAGCAAGTGGGAGTTCATCGAACTCCTCTCAAAAGAAGGTCTGGGAATTCCCTACGATGAGGAAGAGCTTGAGAACGACCTCAGGGTTCTGGAGGAGCTGTCATGA
- the rtcA gene encoding RNA 3'-terminal phosphate cyclase — protein sequence MEWVEIDGSYGEGGGQILRTAVALSVITGKPVRIHRIRANRPNPGLRPQHLHGILALKELSNARVRGAKVGSTVLEFVPGRAEPKHIKVPIKTAGSIALVLQELLPAMAFVGGSFEVTGGTDVPWSPPVDYLRNVTLFALEKMGLKAEIELKRRGHYPKGGGLVLGRVERWEERKPLVALEWRKIERFAGISHATNLPAHVAERQAKSAEEKLRSLYSVPVEIEREISRSLGPGSGIVVWAETDSLRLAGDALGKRGKPAEVVGREAAEELIEQLTPRKAVDKFLGDQLIPFLAFAGGEIGVAEITNHLVTNVWVVERFLGRTFEVEGEIGEPGVVRVVKRAEV from the coding sequence ATGGAGTGGGTCGAGATAGATGGCTCATACGGCGAGGGAGGAGGGCAGATACTCAGAACGGCCGTTGCCCTGTCGGTAATCACCGGAAAACCTGTGAGGATTCACAGGATAAGGGCCAACAGGCCAAACCCCGGATTAAGGCCCCAGCACCTGCACGGTATTCTCGCTTTGAAGGAGCTGAGCAACGCGAGGGTTAGAGGAGCAAAAGTCGGCTCTACGGTTCTTGAGTTCGTCCCAGGGAGGGCAGAGCCTAAGCACATCAAAGTCCCAATAAAGACGGCCGGGAGCATAGCGCTCGTCCTCCAGGAGTTATTGCCAGCGATGGCCTTCGTGGGGGGAAGCTTCGAGGTAACCGGCGGAACAGACGTGCCCTGGAGCCCGCCGGTGGACTACCTGAGGAACGTTACGCTCTTCGCGCTCGAAAAGATGGGCCTGAAAGCGGAGATTGAGCTCAAGAGGAGGGGCCACTACCCGAAGGGTGGAGGGCTCGTCCTCGGAAGGGTCGAGCGGTGGGAGGAGAGAAAGCCCCTCGTTGCCCTCGAGTGGCGTAAGATAGAGCGCTTCGCGGGGATAAGCCACGCGACGAATCTACCCGCCCACGTCGCGGAGAGACAGGCAAAATCGGCGGAGGAGAAGCTGAGAAGCCTCTATAGCGTCCCTGTCGAGATTGAGAGGGAGATCTCGCGCTCCCTCGGGCCGGGAAGTGGAATAGTGGTTTGGGCCGAGACGGACTCGCTTAGGTTAGCTGGAGACGCCCTCGGAAAGCGCGGAAAGCCGGCTGAGGTGGTCGGCAGGGAGGCCGCCGAAGAGCTGATTGAGCAACTGACGCCGAGGAAGGCAGTTGATAAGTTCCTCGGTGACCAGCTGATACCGTTCCTGGCCTTCGCGGGCGGAGAGATAGGCGTTGCAGAAATCACGAACCACCTCGTCACCAACGTCTGGGTCGTGGAGCGGTTTTTGGGCAGAACCTTCGAGGTCGAGGGAGAAATCGGAGAGCCCGGGGTTGTGAGGGTGGTGAAGAGGGCGGAGGTCTGA
- the pbp11 gene encoding tRNA-binding protein Pbp11 yields the protein MGPFDFLKRRKGESGEFIASRKPVAKFRVGQVLNVLGRETLVGTVEGIIYPGYKVKGKNIALIREIQRERKRVDFAVDGDRVALILEGRTNAKKGDVLEIYQS from the coding sequence ATGGGGCCCTTCGACTTTCTGAAAAGACGGAAGGGTGAATCTGGAGAGTTCATAGCGTCGAGGAAACCGGTCGCGAAGTTCAGGGTGGGGCAGGTTCTCAACGTCCTCGGCAGGGAGACGCTGGTTGGAACCGTTGAGGGGATAATCTACCCCGGCTACAAGGTCAAGGGAAAAAACATCGCCCTAATCCGGGAAATCCAGAGGGAGCGAAAGAGGGTTGACTTCGCGGTTGACGGCGACAGGGTTGCACTGATTCTTGAGGGCAGGACAAACGCTAAAAAAGGCGACGTCCTCGAAATCTACCAGTCGTGA
- a CDS encoding DUF3368 domain-containing protein, which yields MRAAINSSPLIFLAKLGLLNILNELFDEIYVTDAVYHETVVEGTGHEEAIDIENAGFLKRVSVENQRVVKFLLELIDHGEAETIAFALENGIDLVVLDDKDARKVARGFGLRVTGTLGLILLAKRKGLIEEVLPYIEELKKHGFRISERILEEILEMAGERTQNGKG from the coding sequence ATGAGAGCGGCAATCAACTCGTCTCCCCTCATCTTTCTCGCCAAGCTGGGGTTACTCAACATATTAAACGAACTTTTTGACGAGATTTACGTCACTGACGCCGTCTATCATGAGACGGTCGTTGAGGGAACCGGGCACGAGGAGGCAATTGACATCGAAAACGCGGGTTTTCTGAAAAGGGTTTCAGTTGAAAACCAGAGAGTCGTCAAGTTCCTGCTTGAGCTGATTGACCATGGAGAGGCGGAGACGATAGCGTTCGCCCTTGAAAATGGGATTGATTTGGTCGTTCTCGATGACAAGGACGCGAGAAAAGTCGCTAGAGGCTTTGGGTTGCGGGTAACTGGAACCCTGGGGTTGATTCTCCTCGCCAAAAGAAAGGGACTCATCGAGGAAGTTCTTCCGTACATTGAGGAACTCAAAAAGCACGGCTTTAGAATCTCTGAACGTATCCTTGAGGAGATACTTGAGATGGCCGGAGAAAGAACCCAGAATGGAAAGGGATAG
- the shyD gene encoding NAD(P)-dependent hydrogenase/sulfhydrogenase 2 subunit delta: MKLGVFELTDCGGCALNFLFLYEMLLDVLEFYEIEEFHMATSLEGRHFDVGLVTGTVSSHRDLEVLREARNRSDYLIALGTCATHGCLQASVELPLKEKLKAVYGDEGNPMRALDPKPVVEYVTVDLAIPGCPYDKNELFQALIDIAKGIEPVRPDYPVCLECKLNEYECVLVKKGLPCLGPITLGGCNAACPRSGLGCIGCRGPLPGEVNPAGEFEVLKGLGYDEEYIMRKFKTFARWGQ, from the coding sequence ATGAAGCTCGGCGTGTTTGAGCTTACCGACTGCGGTGGTTGCGCCCTCAACTTCCTGTTCCTCTACGAGATGCTCTTAGACGTTCTTGAGTTCTACGAGATAGAGGAGTTCCACATGGCGACAAGTCTTGAAGGGAGGCACTTCGACGTCGGCCTCGTCACGGGAACGGTCTCAAGCCACCGCGACCTTGAAGTCCTCAGGGAAGCGAGGAACCGCTCCGACTACCTCATAGCCCTCGGAACCTGCGCCACCCACGGCTGCCTTCAGGCGAGCGTCGAGCTTCCGCTTAAGGAGAAGCTGAAGGCCGTTTACGGCGACGAGGGGAATCCGATGAGGGCGCTCGACCCCAAGCCCGTCGTCGAGTACGTTACCGTCGACCTCGCCATACCCGGCTGTCCCTACGACAAGAACGAGCTCTTCCAGGCGCTTATTGACATAGCGAAGGGCATCGAGCCTGTAAGACCTGATTATCCAGTCTGCCTCGAGTGCAAGCTGAACGAGTACGAGTGCGTTCTTGTCAAGAAGGGCCTCCCCTGCCTCGGCCCGATAACGCTCGGAGGCTGTAACGCTGCCTGCCCGCGCTCCGGACTCGGCTGTATCGGCTGTCGCGGGCCCCTGCCAGGTGAGGTGAACCCGGCTGGGGAGTTCGAGGTCCTCAAGGGTCTCGGCTACGACGAGGAGTACATCATGAGGAAGTTCAAGACCTTCGCGAGGTGGGGGCAATGA